One genomic window of Micropterus dolomieu isolate WLL.071019.BEF.003 ecotype Adirondacks linkage group LG06, ASM2129224v1, whole genome shotgun sequence includes the following:
- the gigyf2 gene encoding GRB10-interacting GYF protein 2 isoform X3, which yields MAETQTLNFGPEWLRALSGGGGGSGGGGSGCAVASPPLSPALPKYKLADYRYGREEMLALYVKDNKIPIDLHDKEFLPILQEEPLPPLALVSFTEEEQRNFSMSVNSAAVLRLTGRGGGPIVGAPRGRSTSRGRGRGRGDGGFYQRSFDDVEGFGRGGREMHRSQSWEERGDRRFEKPGRKEPDVAPGHFPMNHIRVNYEDAATGLPRKHDFTRSESENWRTSRDDQNDGPRAAGWPDQRRRFPFDAREDERGYRRPRSGSGSLEDERDSLPEWCLEDADEEAGTFDSSGAFLSLKKASKEPILEEAELDFKPLEECEEGLEEEDSQPKETKETETEAKREAGRKELARLSEEASPVALPVSDPQAPAQPPSQSNRTEESERSTERQPPLELPPEPCKVPLHIPMSNNMLESLPMAHISTTHTEVSAPSPAVQLPQQKNMEVPVVMNNPLPFPSNILAPIGRPTAVPHDTDEDEGLKHFEQEAEKMVAYLQDGVLDDDRLAAKTSEKPKPAGLPLTHEAALKWFYKDPQGEIQGPFSNHEMAEWFQAGYFTMSLLVKRGCDEVFQALGEIMKIWGRVPFTPGPAPPPLQGDGDQERLKRQQELTALNLYQLQQLQYQYLLRQQYAQALAQQKAAALSSAPLQQQQQHQQQINLLLQQYQTLKIRASESPLPPVTRSLSVPDSGSVWEMQNPSSQASITPNLQQAAPSTWDGSSVWDLPIDSMAQAPTIEQMQQLEKSKSAKLELERREAEMRAKREEEERKRLEEALRARQEEERKRLEEEELARQKQEEALRRKREQEEAQRRQKEEEERLAQEEALRRLEERRREEEDRRKREEFLRKQEEERRKQEELEALRRREEEKRAEEEAAAAAAAAAALVQQQEEEQKRREQEAQRQQELQRQRQQQQEALRRLQQQQQQQQQQLAQMKLPSSSKWGQQSSNAINPTQNALSLAEIQKLEEERERQAREEHRRQQQELLKLQQQQALQHSQQAQSKLSGWGSVPKQPVITKSLLEIQREEAQQMKQRKEQQQPQHPVVTPQIRTQTRTTSLSNSVWGSVNTSTCTNWGSDSIWGDTHNSNMGFWDEAVKEAVQQPPPPKKASTQKNNKGNANLSNSVSGRVNKKVEEEEKLLKLFQGVNKSQQDTFMQWCEQTLHTLNTANNLDVPTFASFLKEVDSPYEVHDYVRAYLGDTPEAKDFAKQFLERRAKQNANQQKQAPQNQQQALKQQQQQQDSVWGGTGSSSLYQSNHTSGQQQRFETVTSGKKKKKQKMVRADPSLLGFSVNASSERLNMGEIETLEDF from the exons ATGGCCGAAACTCAGACACTTAACTTTGGACCAGAATG gCTCCGTGCCCTGTCTGGAGGTGGTGGCGGAAGTGGGGGTGGTGGAAGTGGCTGCGCTGTTGCCTCTCCACCCCTCTCACCTGCATTGCCAAAGTATAAACTTGCAGACTATCGCTACGGGAGAGAAGAAATGTTAGCACTTTATGTAAAGGATAACAAG ATCCCTATAGACTTACACGATAAGGAGTTTCTGCCCATATTGCAAGAAGAGCCCTTGCCGCCTCTGGCACTCGTGTCTTTTACAGAGGAAGAACAG AGAAATTTTTCGATGTCTGTAAACAGTGCAGCTGTACTTCGGCTGACAGGACGAGGAGGTGGTCCGATAGTAGGGGCACCAAGAGGCCGAAGTACCTCAAGGGGTAGAG GCCggggaagaggagatggagggtTTTACCAAAGAAGTTTTGATGATGTGGAAGGTTTTGGTCGTGGTGGGCGAGAGATGCATCGCTCCCAAAGCTGGGAGGAAAG GGGCGATAGAAGGTTTGAGAAGCCAGGTCGAAAAGAACCAG ATGTTGCTCCAGGACATTTTCCCATGAATCACA TCCGAGTCAACTATGAGGATGCTGCAACAGGCCTACCAAGGAAGCACGACTTCACACGTTCAGAGAGTGAGAACTGGCGTACTTCTCGTGATGATCAGAATG ACGGACCTCGGGCAGCAGGGTGGCCAGATCAGCGGCGCCGTTTCCCATTTGATGCAAGAGAAGATGAGCGTGGCTACAGGAGACCGCGGTCAGGCAGCGGCAGTCTGGAGGACGAGAGGGACAGCCTGCCAGAGTGGTGTCTGGAGGACGCAGACGAGGAGGCGGGCACCTTCGATTCATCAGGGGCGTTTTTGTCACTCAAG AAAGCCTCCAAGGAGCCAATCCTGGAGGAGGCGGAGCTCGATTTCAAACCCTTGGAGGAGTGTGAAGAGggcctggaggaggaggacagtcAGCCCAAGGAGACCAAAGAAACTGAAACAGAGGCCAAAAGAGAGGCTGGACGAAAAG AGTTGGCAAGACTCTCAGAGGAGGCTTCCCCTGTTGCTCTCCCAGTGTCAGACCCCCAGGCTCCTGCCCAGCCACCGAGCCAGTCCAACAGAACAGAAGAGTCTGAGAGGTCAACTGAACGGCAGCCGCCCCTGGAGCTCccgccagagccctgcaaagtCCCCCTGCACATCCCCATGTCCAACAACATGCTGGAGTCCCTACCCATGGCCCACATTTCTACCACCCATACAG AAGTATCTGCTCCATCGCCCGCTGTCCAGCTACCACAGCAAAAGAACATGGAAGTTCCTGTGGTGATGAACAATCCTTTGCCCTTTCCCTCAAATATATTGGCACCGATTGGCAGGCCCACCGCTGTGCCACACGACACAGATGAAGATGAGGGACTGAAACACTTTGAGCAG GAGGCAGAAAAGATGGTAGCATACCTACAGGATGGTGTGCTGGATGATGACAGACTTGCAGCAAAGacttcagagaagcccaaaccTGCCGGCCTGCCGCTCACCCATGAGGCTGCTCTCAAGTGGTTCTACAAAGACCCCCAAGGGGAGATACAGG GTCCATTCAGTAACCATGAAATGGCTGAGTGGTTCCAGGCTGGTTACTTCACAATGTCCCTCTTAGTCAAAAGAGGGTGTGACGAAGTATTTCAAGCACTTGGAGAGATCATGAAGATATGGGGGAGAGTACCGTTCACTCCAGGCCCTGCACCTCCACCTCTACAG GGGGATGGTGATCAAGAGAGGCTGAAGAGGCAGCAAGAGCTCACTGCTCTCAACCTTTACCAGTTACAGCAGCTCCAATATCAATACCTCCTCAG GCAGCAGTATGCTCAGGCCCTGGCCCAGCAGAAAGCTGCAGCTCTTAGCTCTGCTCCtcttcaacagcagcagcagcaccaacaGCAGATCAACCTGCTTCTACAGCAATACCAGACTCTCAAGATAAG AGCGTCTGAGAGCCCCCTTCCTCCTGTTACCCGTTCCCTGTCTGTACCAGACTCTGGTTCTGTGTGGGAAATGCAGAACCCATCTTCTCAGGCCTCCATCACTCCCAACCTTCAACAAGCTGCTCCGAGCA CGTGGGATGGCAGCAGCGTGTGGGATTTACCTATAGACTCCATGGCACAGGCTCCAACAATCGAGCAAATGCAACAGTTGGAGAAGTCAAAGTCTGCAAAG TTGGAGCTGGAGAGGCGTGAGGCAGAAATGAGAGCCaaaagggaggaagaggagaggaaacggCTGGAGGAGGCCCTGAGAGCTCGACAGGAGGAGGAACGCAAACGCTTGGAAGAAGAGGAGCTGGCACGGCAAAAACAG GAGGAGGCATTAAGGCGGAAGCGAGAGCAAGAAGAGGCACAGCGTAGgcaaaaagaggaagaggagagactgGCACAGGAGGAAGCTCTCCGTAGATTAGAGGAGAGgcggagagaagaggaggataGAAGGAAACGGGAGGAGTTCCTTCGCAAACAG GAAGAGGAGCGCAGAAAGCAGGAGGAACTTGAAGCACTGAGGAGGCGTGAGGAGGAGAAGCGAGCGGAGGAAGAGGCGGCTGCCGCTGCTGCAGCGGCGGCTGCTCTGGTCCAacaacaggaggaggagcagaagaggagagagcaggaggCCCAAAGACAGCAggagctgcagagacagaggcagCAGCAACAAGAGGCCCTCAGaagactgcagcagcagcagcagcagcagcagcagcagcttgctCAAATGAAG CTTCCATCCTCTTCAAAGTGGGGCCAGCAGTCGTCCAACGCTATAAACCCGACTCAAAATGCCCTGTCACTGGCCGAGATCCAGAAactggaagaagagagagaacgACAGGCACGGGAGGAG CATCGACGTCAGCAACAAGAGCTCCTGaagctacagcagcagcaggccttGCAACACTCTCAGCAGGCCCAGTCTAAGCTCTCTGGTTGGGGTAGTGTGCCCAAGCAGCCGGTTATTACCAAATCTTTGCTGGAGATTCAAAGGGAAGAAGCCCAGCAGATGAAACAGCggaaggagcagcagcagccacaacACCCCGTTGTCACCCCACAGATCCGCACTCAAACCAGAACT ACATCTCTGAGTAACTCGGTGTGGGGGTCTGTGAACACAAGCACCTGCACTAATTGGGGCTCAGACAGTATCTGGGGTGACACTCACAACTCGAACATGGGCTTCTGGGATGAAGCTGTGAAAGAGGCGGTGCAGCAACCTCCCCCACCCAAGAAAGCCAGCACGCAGAAGAACAATAAAGGAAACGCCAACCTCAG TAACTCTGTGAGTGGGCGGGTCAATAAGAaggtagaagaggaggagaagctgCTAAAGTTGTTTCAAGGGGTTAATAAGAGCCAGCAAGACACCTTCATGCAATGGTGTGAGCAAACCCTGCACACCCTCAACACAGCCAACAATCTGGATG TTCCTACGTTTGCATCCTTCCTGAAAGAAGTGGACTCTCCTTACGAGGTGCACGACTACGTCAGGGCCTATCTAGGGGACACTCCTGAGGCCAAGGACTTTGCCAAGCAGTTCCTGGAACGTCGTGCCAAACAGAACGCTAATCAACAGAAACAGGCACCGCAGAATCAACAGCAAGCCctcaagcagcagcagcagcagcag GATTCTGTATGGGGTGGGACAGGATCTTCGTCGCTCTACCAGTCCAACCATACAAGTGGCCAGCAGCAGCGCTTTGAGACAGTCACCTcagggaagaagaaaaagaagcagaagaTGGTCCGTGCAGACCCCAGCCTTCTAG ggTTTTCTGTGAATGCGTCATCTGAAAGATTGAATATGGGAGAGATTGAGACTTTGGAGGACTTTTAA